In Dolichospermum flos-aquae CCAP 1403/13F, the following proteins share a genomic window:
- the ftsH gene encoding ATP-dependent zinc metalloprotease FtsH: MKNLHKKALMKQRLSSSSQRHVLTGVIAAGLMMLPGLVGISPVLAQQKPERNSLTYGELIQKADKGEIRKVELDQTEQIAKVYLAGQKPDTIPLQVRLLDQNTELINKLKEKNVDFGEVSSAGNRAAVGLLINLMWILPLVALMLLFLRRSANASNQAMSFGKSRARFQMEAKTGVKFNDVAGVKEAKEELEEVVTFLKLPEKFTAVGAKIPKGVLLVGPPGTGKTLLAKAIAGEAGVPFFSMSGSEFVEMFVGVGASRVRDLFKKAKDNAPCLIFIDEIDAVGRQRGAGIGGGNDEREQTLNQLLTEMDGFEGNTGIIIIAATNRPDVLDSALLRPGRFDRQVIVDVPDLKGRQEILTVHAQNKKIDPSVSLEAIARRTPGFTGADLANLLNEAAILTARRRKEAVTDLEVDNAIDRVVAGMEGTALVDSKNKRLIAYHEVGHALVGTLVKGHDPVQKVTLIPRGQALGLTWFTPNEEQGLISRSQILARIAATLGGRAAEEIVFGKAEVTTGAGNDLQQVTSLARQMVTKFGMSDLGPVSLENQNNDVFLGRDWMNKSEYSEDIAAKIDAAVREIVNRCYIQAKEIIQENRLILERAVDLLIEQETIEGDLFRTMVANHTQVKVTNEQVSVPILFC, encoded by the coding sequence ATGAAAAATTTGCACAAAAAGGCTTTAATGAAACAGCGTTTATCAAGTTCGTCTCAGCGTCATGTTTTAACTGGAGTTATAGCTGCTGGGTTGATGATGTTGCCGGGGCTAGTTGGTATTAGTCCCGTTTTAGCGCAGCAAAAGCCAGAGCGGAATTCTTTAACCTATGGGGAATTGATTCAGAAGGCAGATAAAGGAGAAATTAGAAAGGTAGAATTGGATCAAACTGAACAGATAGCTAAGGTTTATTTAGCTGGACAAAAGCCGGATACCATACCTTTACAGGTGCGCCTTTTAGATCAAAATACCGAATTAATTAATAAACTTAAAGAAAAAAACGTTGATTTTGGTGAAGTTTCCTCCGCTGGTAATAGAGCCGCTGTGGGGTTGTTAATCAATCTGATGTGGATTTTGCCCTTAGTGGCTTTAATGCTATTGTTCCTGCGCCGTTCTGCAAATGCTTCTAACCAAGCCATGAGTTTTGGTAAATCTCGCGCTCGGTTTCAAATGGAAGCGAAAACAGGCGTAAAATTTAATGATGTTGCGGGAGTCAAGGAAGCAAAGGAAGAATTAGAAGAAGTTGTCACTTTCTTGAAACTTCCAGAAAAATTCACAGCGGTAGGGGCGAAAATTCCCAAAGGGGTGCTGTTAGTTGGACCACCTGGAACTGGGAAAACCCTACTCGCAAAAGCCATTGCGGGGGAAGCAGGTGTACCTTTTTTCAGTATGTCTGGTTCGGAATTTGTAGAAATGTTCGTCGGGGTGGGTGCTTCCCGTGTCCGGGATTTGTTCAAAAAAGCGAAAGATAATGCGCCTTGTTTGATATTTATTGATGAAATTGACGCAGTAGGTAGACAACGGGGTGCGGGTATTGGTGGTGGCAATGATGAACGGGAACAAACCCTTAACCAGCTATTAACGGAAATGGATGGTTTTGAAGGAAATACGGGAATTATTATTATTGCTGCTACCAACCGTCCAGATGTCCTGGATTCGGCTTTATTACGTCCCGGACGCTTTGACAGACAGGTAATTGTGGATGTCCCCGATTTGAAGGGAAGACAGGAAATTTTGACAGTCCACGCTCAGAATAAGAAGATTGATCCTAGTGTATCTTTGGAAGCGATCGCTCGGCGCACTCCTGGTTTTACAGGTGCAGATTTAGCCAATTTACTCAACGAAGCCGCTATTCTCACCGCCAGAAGACGCAAAGAAGCTGTTACCGATTTAGAAGTTGATAATGCGATAGATAGAGTAGTTGCGGGTATGGAAGGAACTGCTTTAGTAGATAGCAAAAATAAACGCCTGATTGCTTATCATGAAGTCGGACACGCTTTGGTAGGTACGTTGGTTAAAGGTCATGATCCTGTGCAAAAAGTTACTCTCATTCCCAGAGGACAAGCACTAGGTTTAACTTGGTTTACTCCCAATGAAGAACAGGGTTTAATTTCCCGTTCCCAAATTTTAGCCCGCATTGCCGCAACTTTAGGCGGTCGTGCAGCGGAAGAAATTGTGTTTGGGAAAGCGGAAGTCACCACAGGTGCGGGAAATGACTTACAACAAGTTACCAGTCTGGCTCGACAAATGGTCACAAAATTTGGAATGTCTGATTTGGGTCCAGTTTCCTTAGAAAATCAAAACAATGATGTATTTTTAGGGCGTGACTGGATGAATAAATCAGAATATTCTGAAGACATTGCTGCTAAAATTGATGCCGCAGTTCGAGAAATTGTTAACCGCTGCTATATTCAGGCTAAGGAAATAATCCAAGAAAATCGGTTAATTTTGGAACGAGCAGTTGATTTGTTGATAGAACAAGAAACTATTGAAGGTGATCTATTCCGCACAATGGTCGCTAACCATACTCAAGTTAAAGTTACTAATGAGCAGGTGTCTGTACCGATACTTTTTTGCTAA
- a CDS encoding DUF760 domain-containing protein, which produces MVFDPDFLQDDSEQHPNQLLNDRFGENPNQLLKYLQHQSPEVLARVAQAVSPEIKQIISQNVQGLVGVIPTEHFNVQITTDRDNLAGILASAMMTGYFLRQMEQRMQLEHL; this is translated from the coding sequence ATGGTGTTTGATCCTGACTTTTTACAAGACGACTCTGAGCAACACCCTAATCAACTTCTGAATGATCGCTTTGGGGAAAACCCAAATCAATTACTTAAATATTTACAGCATCAATCCCCCGAAGTTTTAGCCCGTGTCGCCCAAGCTGTCAGCCCTGAAATTAAACAAATCATTTCCCAGAATGTCCAAGGACTAGTGGGAGTGATACCGACAGAACATTTCAATGTCCAAATTACAACAGACCGGGACAATCTAGCGGGAATACTAGCATCGGCAATGATGACAGGTTATTTTCTCCGCCAAATGGAACAGAGGATGCAATTGGAACATTTATAA
- a CDS encoding HhoA/HhoB/HtrA family serine endopeptidase, which translates to MKLSLKQLAVYIGLVVIGSGGGVFASRYFWTHNLSFQQLKNVAVTLPAESVVPQPVNGILSSSGGDNVNFIATAVSKVGPAVVRINAIRKISNPMTEAFKNPLFRHFFQEDERLMPSEKIERGTGSGFILTEDGKLLTNAHVVADTDTVQVTLKDGRTFQGKVVGVDTVTDIAAVKISANKLPIVKLGNSQNLIPGQWAIAIGNPLGLDNTVTIGIISATDRTSAQVGVPDKRVSFIQTDAAINPGNSGGPLLNAQGQVIGVNTAIRADAQGLGFAIPIETAFRVANELFTKGEVAHPFLGIEMIDISTTTKQRLKEEDQLNIQPDVGIVIRKVMEKSPAQTGGLLPGDVIQKINGKQIKISAQVQKIVESSTVGDILAIEVNRNGKTQIFKVRAGNYLQ; encoded by the coding sequence ATGAAGTTATCTTTGAAACAACTGGCTGTTTATATAGGTTTGGTGGTAATTGGCTCTGGTGGTGGTGTCTTTGCTAGTCGTTATTTTTGGACACACAATCTTTCATTTCAACAGTTAAAAAATGTGGCGGTAACTTTACCTGCTGAATCTGTTGTTCCCCAACCTGTCAATGGCATACTCAGTTCTTCTGGAGGTGATAATGTCAATTTTATCGCCACTGCTGTCAGCAAAGTTGGCCCTGCGGTCGTGCGGATTAATGCAATTCGGAAAATATCAAATCCGATGACTGAAGCTTTTAAAAATCCCTTATTTCGGCATTTTTTCCAAGAGGATGAACGACTAATGCCCTCAGAAAAAATTGAGCGCGGGACAGGTTCAGGATTTATTCTGACCGAAGATGGTAAGTTACTAACTAATGCTCATGTAGTAGCAGACACAGATACAGTTCAAGTCACCCTCAAAGATGGGCGAACTTTTCAAGGGAAGGTGGTAGGAGTTGATACGGTAACAGATATAGCCGCAGTCAAAATTTCCGCGAATAAATTGCCGATAGTCAAGTTAGGTAATTCACAAAATTTGATTCCTGGACAATGGGCGATCGCAATTGGCAATCCTTTAGGTTTAGATAATACTGTCACTATTGGCATTATCAGTGCCACAGACAGAACTAGCGCCCAAGTAGGTGTTCCTGATAAGCGTGTGAGTTTTATCCAAACAGATGCAGCAATTAACCCTGGTAATTCTGGAGGACCACTTTTAAATGCTCAAGGACAAGTTATTGGTGTGAATACCGCTATCCGTGCTGATGCTCAAGGACTTGGTTTTGCTATCCCCATTGAAACCGCTTTCCGTGTAGCCAATGAACTATTTACCAAAGGAGAAGTTGCTCACCCATTTTTAGGAATTGAGATGATAGATATTTCCACAACTACAAAACAGCGACTGAAAGAGGAAGATCAACTAAACATTCAGCCAGATGTGGGAATTGTCATTAGAAAAGTTATGGAAAAATCACCAGCGCAGACAGGAGGATTACTTCCTGGTGATGTGATTCAAAAGATTAACGGCAAACAAATAAAAATTTCTGCCCAAGTCCAGAAGATAGTTGAATCAAGTACCGTTGGGGACATTCTCGCAATAGAAGTCAACCGCAATGGTAAAACTCAAATCTTTAAAGTCCGTGCCGGAAATTATCTCCAATAG
- a CDS encoding LysM peptidoglycan-binding domain-containing M23 family metallopeptidase, with protein sequence MKFSYCSLCFLSLFSTLGLLSILPQSQSVNASPGSCPVPALARIQRHQVNRGETLATIANRYNLAPETIIGINPSVKNGVVNPGTELQILPFNGIVVEVPRNQNWKQIASKYKVRPDTVFEINGCQKTPKFVFLPILPGVITAPAATSGTIATAPSTPAGNITGYPLPSSTDVALAYGWQIHPITGDVFFHSGVDLLAPVSTPVTAIAPGIIVFAKEQGSYGKLVIINHAGGLQSRYAQLDSIKVTLGQTVNKGDILGAVGTTGQPTSTQPHLHFEMRSNGSLGWEAKNPKEFLK encoded by the coding sequence ATGAAATTTTCCTATTGTTCACTATGTTTTTTGAGCTTATTTAGCACTTTGGGTTTATTATCCATACTGCCACAGTCACAAAGCGTTAATGCTAGTCCAGGAAGTTGCCCGGTTCCCGCTTTAGCTCGTATCCAACGTCATCAAGTTAATCGTGGTGAAACTTTAGCAACTATAGCTAATCGCTATAATTTAGCACCAGAAACAATTATTGGGATTAATCCATCCGTGAAGAATGGGGTAGTAAATCCAGGAACAGAACTGCAAATTCTCCCTTTCAATGGCATTGTTGTCGAAGTTCCTCGTAATCAAAACTGGAAACAAATAGCATCTAAGTATAAAGTCCGTCCAGATACAGTATTTGAAATCAATGGTTGTCAGAAAACCCCTAAATTTGTCTTTTTACCGATACTTCCAGGGGTAATTACTGCTCCTGCTGCTACTTCTGGGACAATTGCTACCGCACCTAGTACCCCGGCTGGAAACATTACTGGTTATCCCTTGCCAAGTAGTACAGATGTTGCATTAGCTTATGGTTGGCAAATTCACCCGATTACAGGAGATGTTTTCTTTCATAGTGGCGTAGATTTGTTAGCACCAGTAAGTACTCCTGTGACAGCGATCGCTCCTGGAATCATCGTCTTTGCCAAGGAACAAGGTAGTTATGGCAAGTTAGTCATTATTAACCACGCAGGTGGCTTACAAAGCCGTTACGCCCAACTTGACAGCATCAAAGTTACTCTCGGTCAAACAGTCAACAAAGGCGATATTTTGGGAGCAGTCGGAACTACCGGACAACCAACCTCCACACAACCTCATCTTCATTTTGAAATGCGTTCTAACGGTTCCCTCGGTTGGGAAGCAAAAAATCCCAAAGAGTTTTTAAAGTGA
- a CDS encoding DUF1574 family protein, with protein MKTVLLDNRQNSLVQWVSQATGINTFGVKVRLLGNDLHILCESVECPQRWQTLSELLQALQQTDVDTLTNDEQPSIYQILIYGRKKGEHRPEWCHRVYLNQLEQHLEQVEQSLLSQTETPINPGGSLIISNESLARQGDADAIARYLSEHLSHLGIAVQVKIQPSPAKNNSQIVVNRLWVFCQSSYSPDPSLLAETVAQKLRYLQLVGYQDGIIVAQVRGETDPDWRVRVDLTPPEVMLKEWARWGDVQAIAKILTEELSGFKIALETSLRESTLHIFCTPAFDPLETAPAPDKETALQSIVPLLENIAPQAIISAAIYGQKTADKKPIWIDWVSLPASQHPTLVRSAWELARTGDQPAIIFLLERLLNPDLDWRLKTGGIRVLLVCKEYLLHIMCDAPVCPTRHQVSRKVTQFIRQLKIHGITGVRVYGRRAGDKEPVWHHGVDLEERSRLVPEATPEFAATSEYVNSLMIGENGEEILRPDLTNTKVQSFIKEKTKNWLTNTNKIIRNLLLNSQLFTSSNQEIDENPDHQGISSGMIWLALGLLLALQSDFMLGYFVAHTIKNSPKATNNTISPLSSQAPASLPLPNNQKTSFLNQSGTTELLNKNQAAFNASEFIHENVSQSGNLPAAPLKEKATATAILLAARSQTPSFNARQLDEQLALYKHRLNTKKRPPDVLIIGSSRALRGVDPVALSKALVTQNYSNIDIFNFGINGATAQVVDVLIRQVLKPEELPKVILWADGSRAFNNGREDITFKAIETSPGYKEILQKAKTTVKNNEVPHNAEDGKEKISSKPKIEDISIYQVANDSLNQSVANLSASYKNRDQIKILLQKQLQYLPFSYQNPPIKSKINLTHDSEIDNNFSIPGVDFDGFLPLSIRFNPSTYYQKHPQVSGDYDNDYKSFQLAGKQDQAFHSMLEFTKNNKISLVFVNMPLTSDYLDPVRTKYEQQFQEYLLSFTNHPQFIYRDLSQLWPKANDYFSDPSHLNRYGAYEVSKKLAIDRMISWPTK; from the coding sequence ATGAAAACAGTATTACTTGATAATCGTCAAAATTCCTTAGTGCAATGGGTAAGCCAAGCAACAGGTATAAATACTTTCGGGGTAAAAGTCCGATTGCTAGGTAATGACCTACATATTCTCTGTGAAAGCGTTGAATGTCCACAACGTTGGCAAACCTTATCGGAGTTACTGCAAGCGCTACAGCAAACCGATGTAGATACCCTTACCAATGACGAACAACCGTCAATATACCAGATATTAATTTATGGTCGAAAAAAAGGGGAACACCGTCCCGAATGGTGTCATCGGGTGTACTTGAACCAACTAGAGCAACATTTAGAACAGGTAGAACAGTCACTATTATCACAAACAGAAACGCCTATAAATCCCGGTGGCTCGTTAATTATCTCTAATGAGAGTCTGGCACGCCAAGGAGATGCCGATGCCATTGCTCGCTATTTGAGCGAACATCTCAGCCATTTAGGGATAGCAGTACAGGTAAAAATTCAACCCTCTCCGGCGAAAAATAACTCTCAGATAGTCGTTAATCGTCTGTGGGTATTTTGTCAGTCTAGCTATAGCCCCGATCCATCATTACTGGCAGAAACGGTAGCCCAAAAGCTCAGATATTTGCAGCTTGTTGGTTATCAGGATGGGATCATTGTAGCCCAAGTTCGCGGGGAAACCGACCCAGATTGGCGGGTAAGAGTAGATTTAACACCTCCAGAGGTGATGTTAAAAGAATGGGCGCGGTGGGGAGATGTGCAAGCGATCGCTAAAATATTAACAGAGGAATTATCAGGGTTCAAAATAGCACTAGAAACTTCTCTCAGAGAATCTACCTTACACATATTTTGTACTCCAGCTTTTGACCCCTTAGAAACCGCCCCTGCACCAGATAAAGAAACCGCGCTACAGTCCATTGTCCCCCTGCTAGAAAATATTGCTCCTCAAGCTATTATCTCAGCCGCCATATACGGACAAAAAACAGCGGATAAAAAACCAATTTGGATAGACTGGGTATCTTTACCAGCATCCCAGCATCCCACCCTAGTGAGATCTGCTTGGGAACTTGCCCGTACAGGCGATCAACCAGCAATTATTTTTTTACTAGAGCGGTTGCTTAATCCTGACCTAGATTGGCGATTGAAAACAGGTGGTATTCGGGTATTACTAGTTTGCAAAGAATATTTATTACACATCATGTGTGATGCTCCCGTTTGTCCCACACGCCATCAAGTTTCTCGGAAAGTGACTCAATTTATCCGCCAACTGAAAATTCATGGCATTACAGGTGTCCGTGTTTATGGTCGTCGTGCTGGTGATAAAGAACCCGTATGGCATCATGGAGTTGATCTAGAAGAACGTTCTCGATTAGTTCCCGAAGCAACACCAGAATTTGCTGCTACATCAGAATATGTAAATTCCCTGATGATCGGTGAAAACGGTGAAGAAATTTTGCGTCCCGATTTAACAAATACAAAAGTACAAAGTTTTATCAAAGAAAAAACAAAAAATTGGTTAACAAATACCAATAAAATCATTAGAAATTTACTTTTAAACAGTCAACTATTTACATCATCTAATCAAGAAATAGATGAAAATCCCGACCATCAAGGAATTAGCAGTGGAATGATTTGGCTGGCATTAGGATTACTTCTCGCGTTACAAAGTGATTTCATGTTAGGCTATTTTGTCGCCCATACTATTAAGAATTCACCAAAAGCTACTAATAATACTATTTCGCCCTTATCCTCACAAGCCCCAGCATCTTTACCATTACCAAATAATCAGAAAACATCATTTTTAAATCAATCAGGAACAACCGAATTACTTAATAAGAATCAAGCTGCCTTTAATGCTTCTGAATTTATCCATGAAAATGTTTCTCAATCAGGAAATTTACCAGCGGCACCATTAAAAGAAAAAGCTACAGCTACAGCGATTTTATTAGCAGCTAGATCACAAACGCCCAGTTTTAATGCTAGGCAATTAGATGAACAATTAGCCCTCTATAAACATCGTTTAAACACCAAAAAACGCCCACCAGATGTTTTGATTATTGGTTCTTCTCGCGCCCTTAGAGGAGTTGATCCTGTCGCCCTTTCTAAAGCTTTAGTCACCCAAAATTATAGCAATATTGATATATTTAACTTTGGTATTAATGGAGCAACAGCCCAAGTCGTTGACGTTCTTATCCGTCAGGTTTTGAAACCTGAAGAATTGCCAAAAGTGATTTTATGGGCAGATGGTTCTCGCGCCTTTAATAATGGCAGAGAAGATATTACTTTCAAGGCAATTGAAACCTCACCAGGATACAAGGAAATATTACAAAAAGCCAAAACAACAGTCAAAAATAATGAAGTTCCTCATAACGCAGAAGATGGAAAAGAAAAAATTAGTAGTAAACCTAAGATAGAAGATATTAGTATCTATCAAGTCGCTAACGATTCGTTAAATCAGTCTGTAGCTAATTTATCTGCTAGTTATAAAAACCGTGATCAAATTAAAATTCTTCTCCAAAAACAACTTCAATATCTACCTTTTAGCTATCAGAATCCCCCGATTAAATCAAAAATTAATCTCACCCATGATTCTGAAATAGACAATAATTTTTCTATCCCCGGAGTTGATTTTGATGGATTCTTACCTTTATCTATTCGCTTTAATCCCAGCACATATTATCAAAAACACCCCCAAGTTTCTGGAGATTACGACAACGATTATAAATCTTTCCAATTAGCAGGTAAACAAGATCAGGCATTCCATTCTATGTTAGAGTTTACCAAAAATAATAAGATATCCCTTGTCTTTGTCAATATGCCCCTTACTTCAGATTATTTAGATCCTGTACGCACAAAATATGAACAACAGTTTCAAGAGTATTTATTAAGCTTTACCAATCATCCTCAATTTATATATCGTGATTTAAGTCAGCTATGGCCAAAAGCAAATGATTACTTTTCAGATCCTAGTCACCTCAATCGCTATGGTGCTTATGAAGTATCAAAAAAACTGGCTATAGATCGAATGATTAGCTGGCCAACAAAGTGA
- a CDS encoding MBOAT family O-acyltransferase → MKFISIFYGLFLLSVLGIYWTVNLANIRLWILLIASLVFYASLHIQYLPLLLALTFINFRLGLEIGSNTSPGKHSQNWNLSNEERQFTQADWNQRRLKVLSIGIGFNVFILLGFKYINNFLNLVFNQPTNSPESLIKLVAPLGISFFTFECIAYLIDVYRGATATTKFIQFATYKLFFAKLISGPITRYHNLAIQFDTLRFPSIDRVAEGLWLIARGAVKKGIFADNLGIFVDLCFGNLQRAGSTDLWLATFAYGLQLYLDFNGYVDIARGSALLFGLVLPENFDFPYFSTSIADFWRRWHITLGDWLRNYLYFPLGGSRRGLMRTCGNLLIVMLIAGIWHGSAWGFIIWGVLHGIALAGHRLISVLSDRLTILNLFWKNPLGIIFAWFLTQIMVFTSWIWFRLPNLQDSALVIQHLWGHGGDQQFAAKVYIEALNMSQYQISYLLLGIALLMSISYAFKREMKLEFSWPIKIVFVPLCFYAVWLLAPEGSLPYIYFDF, encoded by the coding sequence ATGAAATTTATATCAATTTTTTACGGGCTGTTTTTGTTGAGTGTTTTAGGAATCTACTGGACTGTTAATTTAGCAAATATAAGATTATGGATACTGCTAATAGCCAGCCTTGTTTTCTACGCATCTTTGCACATTCAATATTTACCATTACTTTTAGCACTAACTTTTATTAACTTCCGTCTAGGTTTAGAAATTGGCAGCAATACTTCACCAGGAAAGCATTCTCAAAACTGGAATTTATCTAACGAAGAACGGCAATTTACTCAAGCTGACTGGAATCAACGTCGTCTCAAAGTATTGTCGATTGGTATAGGTTTTAATGTTTTTATTCTTTTAGGTTTTAAATACATAAATAATTTCCTAAATTTAGTTTTTAATCAGCCGACAAATTCACCAGAATCATTAATTAAGTTAGTTGCACCTTTAGGAATTTCTTTCTTTACATTTGAATGTATTGCTTATTTAATAGATGTTTATCGTGGCGCTACTGCTACTACTAAATTTATCCAATTTGCCACATATAAATTATTTTTTGCCAAACTAATTTCTGGGCCAATTACTCGTTACCATAATTTAGCAATTCAATTTGATACCCTAAGATTTCCCAGCATTGATAGAGTTGCTGAAGGACTGTGGTTAATTGCTAGAGGTGCGGTTAAAAAAGGTATTTTCGCTGATAATTTGGGTATATTTGTGGATTTATGCTTTGGTAACTTACAAAGAGCAGGTAGTACAGATTTGTGGTTAGCTACCTTTGCTTATGGCTTGCAACTATATTTAGATTTCAATGGTTATGTTGATATTGCTCGTGGTAGTGCTTTACTATTTGGTTTAGTTTTACCGGAAAATTTTGATTTTCCCTATTTCAGTACCAGTATTGCCGATTTTTGGCGACGCTGGCACATCACATTGGGTGATTGGTTGCGTAATTATCTTTATTTTCCTTTAGGTGGTTCTCGACGCGGATTAATGCGTACCTGCGGAAATTTATTAATAGTAATGCTAATAGCTGGTATCTGGCACGGTTCAGCTTGGGGTTTTATTATTTGGGGTGTATTGCATGGTATCGCTTTAGCTGGGCATCGTCTCATTAGTGTATTAAGCGATCGTTTGACAATTCTTAATTTATTTTGGAAAAACCCGCTAGGAATAATTTTTGCTTGGTTTTTGACACAAATCATGGTTTTTACATCTTGGATTTGGTTTCGTCTCCCCAACCTCCAAGACTCTGCTTTAGTTATTCAACATCTTTGGGGTCATGGGGGTGATCAACAATTTGCCGCAAAGGTCTATATAGAAGCTCTAAATATGAGTCAATATCAAATTTCTTATTTGCTGCTCGGCATAGCTTTGCTGATGAGTATTTCTTATGCTTTTAAACGAGAAATGAAATTAGAGTTTAGCTGGCCAATTAAAATTGTTTTTGTCCCTTTATGCTTTTATGCGGTTTGGTTACTAGCGCCTGAAGGCAGTTTACCTTATATATACTTTGATTTTTAG
- the psbA gene encoding photosystem II q(b) protein — translation MTTTLQQRSTANVWDRFCEWITSTDNRLYVGWFGVLMIPTLLAATTCFIIAFIAAPPVDIDGIREPVAGSLIYGNNIISGAVVPSSNAIGLHFYPIWEAASLDEWLYNGGPYQLVVFHFLIGAACYLGREWELSYRLGMRPWICVAFSAPLAAATAVFLIYPIGQGSFSDGMPLGISGTFNFMIVFQAEHNILMHPFHMLGVAGVFGGSLFSAMHGSLVTSSLVKETTETESQNYGYKFGQEEETYNIVAAHGYFGRLIFQYASFNNSRQLHFLLAAWPVFGIWFTALGVSTMAFNLNGFNFNQSVIDSQGRVIATWADVINRANLGMEVMHERNAHNFPLDLAASDVAPVAMSAPAING, via the coding sequence ATGACCACAACCTTACAACAGCGCTCAACCGCTAACGTATGGGATCGCTTCTGCGAGTGGATCACCAGCACTGACAACCGTTTATATGTCGGTTGGTTCGGTGTATTAATGATCCCTACCCTGTTAGCCGCTACTACCTGCTTCATCATCGCTTTCATCGCTGCGCCTCCCGTTGACATTGACGGTATCCGTGAGCCAGTCGCAGGTTCTTTGATCTACGGAAACAACATCATCTCTGGTGCAGTTGTTCCTTCCTCTAACGCTATTGGTTTGCACTTCTACCCAATCTGGGAAGCAGCTTCCTTAGATGAGTGGTTGTACAACGGTGGTCCTTACCAATTGGTAGTATTCCACTTCTTAATCGGTGCAGCTTGCTACTTAGGCCGTGAGTGGGAACTTTCTTACCGTTTGGGTATGCGTCCTTGGATCTGTGTAGCTTTCTCTGCACCTTTAGCAGCAGCTACCGCAGTATTCTTGATCTACCCAATTGGTCAAGGTTCATTCTCCGATGGTATGCCTTTGGGTATCTCTGGAACATTCAACTTCATGATCGTGTTCCAAGCTGAACACAACATCTTGATGCACCCCTTCCATATGTTGGGTGTAGCTGGTGTATTCGGTGGTTCTTTGTTCTCTGCAATGCACGGTTCTTTGGTAACTTCTTCCTTGGTTAAGGAAACAACTGAAACCGAATCTCAAAACTACGGTTACAAGTTCGGTCAAGAAGAAGAAACATACAACATCGTTGCAGCCCACGGCTACTTCGGTCGTTTGATTTTCCAATACGCTTCTTTCAACAACAGCCGTCAATTACACTTCTTACTAGCTGCATGGCCAGTATTTGGTATTTGGTTCACCGCTTTGGGCGTTAGCACAATGGCGTTCAACTTGAACGGTTTCAACTTCAACCAATCCGTCATTGATTCTCAAGGTCGCGTTATCGCTACTTGGGCTGACGTAATCAACCGCGCTAACTTAGGTATGGAAGTAATGCACGAGCGTAACGCTCACAACTTCCCCCTAGACTTGGCTGCTAGTGATGTTGCTCCTGTTGCAATGAGCGCTCCTGCAATCAACGGTTAA
- a CDS encoding Ycf51 family protein: MPSTANFLQYTQWSGIATIVFAVLTILAFILKWGFRFRLVGATGFMLVLTGGLFSLSLVPLSRTIIPGAVKYSLVYDNGSNQTVIAVAPEITPTELEATLRQAASNLYSYGRLGTGGSKEMIVRARTIIHPEIGLSVPLYLGQVNRTLVSREDPEMVVEVYLDKFASLPEPTAS, translated from the coding sequence ATGCCTAGTACCGCTAATTTTCTGCAATATACCCAATGGTCAGGTATTGCGACAATAGTATTTGCAGTCCTGACAATCTTAGCTTTCATTCTTAAATGGGGCTTTCGCTTTCGACTGGTGGGTGCAACTGGCTTTATGCTGGTACTGACAGGGGGATTATTTTCACTTTCCCTCGTTCCCCTGAGTCGCACAATTATTCCTGGTGCTGTCAAGTACAGCCTAGTTTATGATAACGGTTCTAACCAAACAGTAATTGCCGTCGCACCAGAAATTACTCCCACAGAATTAGAAGCAACTTTACGTCAAGCAGCTAGTAACCTTTATTCCTATGGTCGCTTAGGTACTGGTGGTAGTAAGGAAATGATAGTCCGCGCTCGCACTATTATCCACCCAGAAATAGGGTTATCTGTACCGCTGTACTTGGGTCAAGTAAATCGCACTTTGGTCAGTCGTGAAGACCCAGAAATGGTGGTAGAAGTTTATTTAGATAAATTTGCTTCATTACCAGAACCCACTGCTTCATAG